Proteins co-encoded in one Lineus longissimus chromosome 11, tnLinLong1.2, whole genome shotgun sequence genomic window:
- the LOC135495788 gene encoding uncharacterized protein LOC135495788: MKTLKGLGVLWVLLACSFAQVSSDLEVSASNPKPILGTSVLLSCRIFKPNGYPVEWKLTNPEVGTVTIAATHMMTNCSNNGWHISDRIHYRWESCKKSVKDAPFQDFNITIIKTRRRDTGHWFCDEMNAPYRKSVYIEVAVPPGPPTVIGFGTVAMGLKHTLTCNATQPGLSAAITYQWFKEGNVDVFEGAALTFPNTSKADTGTYKCYATNIYGSTELSGRLEVNGQVASVKLSVSSTSLIEGRKVNMTCTAVGGNPIPMLTISISGNQWVNETGQTRELSMETVVKRDDKEAVCSANVTGIASVVTDQVSLDVKYPPDVIISTNPSTRIVTENMGDVHLRCESRGGNPSKPHNGTIAWYYGGKELVKKTASKLPYRLSRPNRTQAGDYRCLVSNYGEMFAWNSIQLDIIYSAEWDNSFPDRRTATAGVSKMVTFTLHILANPKPSKVAWLRETPGMIYDPTQSTPSLGYSYQTQVVNERTYTLNFWRVSSSDYGHYRAYVTNDAGTTSFVFTLLPPGPPYPPCCLKMTSSTSVSVTLTFRVNYTRDSSQLFEISYRNLDSKSSPWEKFHNISDAGSSATITKKISNLKPKTQYELRVRAFSHLGLSGYSGSALAMTRESPSPRPKVQARKVGHVAVISWDSWKGSHVEVVSCTAKGLCKTYSGTNLTTIGIPVEESIYNQTFVVRYYDGDDLAFTSKAVSVQKVPEPTTASEFPNYGYGISGFAGGCVLVTFIALIIWKVRAIRQSNASTDPEFVDEFDSDPYTCLRDGSVNDSIHTITGAGREPGLVFRNSAYDYEDPSTQNGNASRMNDYEPPDEIYVNLTPIEQKIRLQQNLAGASQRQNTNAYESPTGVRPNEVPWTTYQSLKGDRQDGRTPKATEDDVYVDCDPVADTYVYRP; the protein is encoded by the exons TCTCCTCCGACCTGGAGGTTTCTGCTTCCAACCCCAAACCCATCCTCGGAACCAGCGTGCTGCTTAGCTGCCGCATTTTCAAACCGAATGGCTACCCGGTGGAATGGAAGCTAACCAACCCCGAAGTAGGAACTGTAACTATCGCCGCTACTCACATGATGACTAACTGCTCAAACAACGGCTGGCATATATCTGATAGGATACACTATCGTTGGGAGTCATGTAAAAAGTCTGTGAAAGATGCTCCATTTCAAGACTTTAATATCACAATTATCAAGACGCGACGAAGGGATACAGGACATTGGTTTTGTGACGAGATGAACGCACCCTATCGCAAATCTGTTTATATAGAAGTTGCCG ttCCTCCTGGTCCGCCAACCGTCATAGGTTTCGGCACTGTTGCCATGGGCTTAAAACACACGCTGACATGCAATGCGACACAGCCTGGCCTGTCCGCCGCCATCACCTACCAGTGGTTCAAAGAAggaaatgttgatgtgtttgAAGGAGCAGCATTGACGTTCCCAAATACATCGAAGGCGGACACTGGGACATACAAGTGTTATGCTACCAATATCTACGGCAGCACTGAATTATCGGGCAGATTAGAAGTTAATG GTCAAGTGGCCAGCGTGAAGCTGTCAGTTTCCTCGACAAGTCTAATTGAGGGAAGAAAGGTTAACATGACTTGTACGGCAGTTGGTGGGAATCCCATACCCATGTTGACCATCTCCATCTCCGGGAACCAATGGGTGAACGAGACAGGCCAGACCCGAGAGCTGTCTATGGAAACTGTCGTAAAGCGAGATGACAAAGAAGCGGTATGCTCTGCTAATGTTACAGGTATTGCTTCCGTAGTAACAGACCAGGTATCACTTGACGTAAAGT ATCCGCCAGATGTAATAATATCGACAAATCCTTCGACAAGAATTGTCACTGAAAACATGGGAGACGTCCATCTGAGATGCGAATCCCGCGGTGGGAACCCAAGCAAGCCACATAATGGCACCATAGCCTGGTACTACGGAGGGAAAGAACTTGTTAAAAAGACTGCTTCAAAATTGCCTTATCGCCTCAGTCGGCCGAATCGGACACAAGCTGGAGACTACAGATGTCTTGTATCGAATTATGGAGAGATGTTCGCGTGGAACTCCATCCAGCTGGACATCATCT aTTCGGCAGAGTGGGACAATAGTTTCCCTGACCGCAGAACAGCAACAGCAGGCGTATCCAAGATGGTGACATTCACTCTCCACATCTTAGCAAATCCTAAACCAAGCAAAGTAGCATGGCTTAGAGAAACTCCTGGAATGATATACGACCCGACACAATCGACGCCAAGCCTAGGCTATTCCTACCAAACGCAGGTTGTGAACGAGAGGACGTATACACTAAACTTTTGGAGAGTTTCATCCTCCGACTACGGACATTATCGGGCCTACGTCACAAATGATGCAGGGACCACCTCCTTCGTCTTCACGTTGCTTCCGCCGG GACCGCCCTACCCTCCATGTTGCctgaagatgacgtcatcaacttCAGTGTCGGTAACCTTGACCTTTAGAGTAAACTACACACGAGATTCGTCGCAACTCTTCGAGATTAGCTACAGGAATCTTGATTCCAAATCAAGTCCTTGGGAGAAATTTCACAATATTTCTGATGCCGGTTCCTCAGCTACGATCACGAAAAAGATTTCGAATTTAAAGCCAAAAACACAGTACGAGTTGAGGGTGAGAGCTTTTAGTCATCTTGGCCTCAGTGGATACAGTGGTAGTGCTCTAGCAATGACGAGGG AGTCACCGTCCCCACGCCCAAAGGTACAGGCGCGAAAAGTGGGACATGTGGCGGTAATCAGCTGGGACTCATGGAAAGGAAGTCATGTCGAAGTGGTCTCCTGCACCGCGAAGGGCCTGTGTAAGACATACAGTGGGACAAACCTCACAACTATTGGCATACCCGTCGAGGAAAGCATCTATAATCAAACGTTTGTCGTACGATACTACGATGGGGATGATCTGGCTTTCACTTCGAAAGCAGTCTCAGTGCAGAAGG TTCCAGAACCGACCACGGCCTCTGAATTTCCTAATTACGGTTATGGCATCTCGGGATTCGCAGGTGGATGCGTATTGGTTACCTTCATCGCCCTGATTATCTGGAAGGTCCGTGCCATTAGGCAGTCAAATGCCTCAACGGACCCTG AGTTCGTTGATGAATTTGATTCAGACCCTTATACTTGTTTAAGAGATGGGTCGGTGAATGACTCGATTCATACTATCACAGGGGCAGGGAGAGAGCCAG GGCTTGTTTTTCGAAACTCCGCATATGATTACGAGGATCCAAGTACACAAAATG GGAACGCAAGTAGGATGAATGACTATGAACCACCCGACGAAATATATGTCAATCTTACTCCAATAGAACAAAAAATCCGACTCCAGCAGAATCTCGCCGGGGCTTCTCAGCGACAGAATACAAATG CTTACGAGAGTCCAACTGGGGTAAGACCGAATGAAGTACCATGGACCACCTACCAATCGCTTAAAGGGGACAGGCAAGACGGGAGGACTCCCAAAGCGACAGAGGATGATGTCTATGTAGACTGCGACCCTGTCGCCGATACATATGTCTACCGGCCATGA
- the LOC135495323 gene encoding sushi, von Willebrand factor type A, EGF and pentraxin domain-containing protein 1-like, with protein sequence MDYLPLLLLFGFLQRNEGGMPGLPPGGPPPQPKGVQGPGGIGGGPLSSIQNDLATLIGESVQVGGETLPGSARKCTPLKDIRGVVRYSNDTSISTVVAFECKEGFEKVSGDDTRECRSDLTWSGKPLFCTKVDCPFLNIANARANTTTTTFGTVVQFTCISGFLNAGGDEVRRCTADRVWTGKDIQCHSNTCTVPSIRNAISSVTNGSEVAVGGSVTYSCKTGFTVKAGDKTRKCTKMETWSGSELQCIVLMCPALSVPNGILSTTDTTLRTVVDIECKDQYRRVSGSLQRTCVDGQWSGTPLVCKRGRGYQDPPENAATKNCGAFCQGSGDVILVPAGDADGDGFADLVCYKKSGQIHVALNDRKGGFTCGSNPAQGIESGWCKGSRQKVFVTDFDGDKVADLICHSYRTGSKDIRLRDKGSGNSYSNPTIEQSFSAWCTHHRAEFHVADFDGDGKGDLLCHDNRTGYKWLAKGG encoded by the exons ATGGACTATTTACCACTTTTGCTCCTTTTTGGATTTCTGCAGCGCAATGAA GGAGGGATGCCAGGGCTACCACCGGGTGGCCCACCGCCTCAGCCAAAAGGAGTACAGGGTCCAGGTGGCATTGGCGGAGGACCCCTTTCCTCCATACAGAATGATCTTGCAACGCTTATTGGTGAAAGCGTGCAGGTTGGTGGTGAAACAT TGCCAGGCTCTGCGCGCAAGTGCACGCCGTTGAAAGACATCCGCGGTGTTGTCCGCTACTCCAACGACACCAGCATTAGTACAGTGGTGGCGTTCGAATGCAAGGAAGGATTCGAGAAGGTCTCGGGGGATGATACCAGGGAGTGTAGGTCGGACCTTACTTGGAGTGGGAAACCCTTGTTCTGCACAA AAGTCGATTGCCCTTTCCTCAATATAGCTAACGCGAGGGCAAACACAACTACGACCACGTTCGGGACAGTTGTGCAGTTCACCTGTATCAGTGGTTTCCTGAATGCTGGCGGTGACGAGGTGAGGAGATGCACCGCTGATAGGGTGTGGACAGGAAAAGACATACAATGCCACA GCAATACATGTACCGTACCAAGTATTCGTAACGCCATTAGCAGCGTCACCAACGGTAGCGAAGTGGCTGTAGGCGGATCTGTCACCTATTCCTGTAAGACGGGATTCACGGTCAAGGCCGGCGATAAGACAAGAAAATGTACAAAGATGGAAACGTGGTCCGGCTCTGAGTTGCAGTGTATAG TCTTAATGTGCCCAGCCCTGTCGGTGCCGAATGGAATTCTTTCGACTACTGACACCACACTTAGGACCGTTGTGGACATTGAATGCAAGGACCAGTACAGAAGGGTCTCGGGAAGCCTTCAACGCACATGCGTCGATGGGCAATGGTCCGGGACTCCGTTGGTTTGCAAAC GTGGCAGGGGATACCAAGACCCACCAGAGAACGCAGCGACCAAAAACTGCGGCGCCTTTTGCCAGGGGAGCGGAGATGTCATCCTGGTGCCTGCAGGCGACGCCGACGGGGATGGGTTTGCCGACCTGGTGTGTTACAAGAAATCCGGGCAGATCCACGTCGCTTTGAATGACAGGAAGGGCGGTTTCACTTGCGGAAGCAATCCGGCGCAAGGGATTGAATCTGGGTGGTGCAAGGGTTCTAGACAAAAAGTGTTCGTGACCGATTTTGATGGCGACAAGGTAGCTGATTTGATATGCCACAGTTATAGAACTGGTTCCAAAGATATTCGTTTGAG gGACAAGGGCAGTGGGAATTCTTACTCCAATCCTACAATCGAGCAATCGTTCAGTGCCTGGTGCACCCATCATAGAGCTGAATTCCATGTGGCCGACTTTGACGGCGATGGCAAGGGAGACCTTCTATGCCACGACAATCGCACTGGCTACAAATGGTTGGCGAAAGGAGG ATAG